DNA sequence from the Malus sylvestris chromosome 10, drMalSylv7.2, whole genome shotgun sequence genome:
TTCCCTTGAAGGagaaaaaacaacataaaataaagcataaaaaaaacacattatATGAGATTTGAATTTTAGTTAGAATCCAACCACCCACCACATCACGTGATTTATAAAATatagttttaaaaaataatttccctactccaaactaaaaataaaatatttgtcaAACGACAGTAAAATAGTCATCATATGTGCCCTATAAATTAAGGGCCCTACACCTCTAATTTATACGTGCTTTCGATTGGACTTTGATCGAAGGCAATTGAGGACCAATTCTATCACTAACAAATTGAGTGGGCCTAAGCTTCTCTTACAGCCCAAAAACAACAATAATCTTACGGTGCGGACCTGATGCAGCGGATTACAACTATTCCATATATATTCCCTCACTTAAAACCCTAGTTCTATCTGTGCCTCTCCCTCGACTCCAAAGCGCCATACTGCTCTTCGTCTCAGTCAGGTTCGAAACCCTAATCTCTGATCTTCCTCCGTTTCCAAAAATCCAAGATTTTCTAACCTAGTATCTGCAACAATGGTCAGATGCGTTTTTTCCCCATATTTAATTTTACCGAACGCGTGATTTTGCTGTTGTTTTTTGAGTGACAGGAAATATGGCCGTCCCTTTGCTGAAGAAGCAAATTGTGAAGAAGCGCAAGACGCACTTCAAGAGGCCCCAGAGTGACAGGAAGCACTGCGTCAAGGTATGAATCTCTGGCTCATTTCATTTCTGTtcatgtttatttaattttttgaatcatTACATTTATGTGGGGATTTCAGCTCTAATGTATTAGAAATTTTCTGTTTTGTATATGAATTTTTAATGGGTTATTTGAGTGGGATTAATAAATTCATAACCTATTAAGTTATGGGTAAGTTGGGGTTAATTCACTTAATTGTGATATCTGCTAGTTAATGGTGTGAAGTACTAGTTACTACAGTTGTATTTGTCTGTAGTGATTTGGGTCCAATAAAGTTGACATTTAAACTTAAATCTTGAATGGGAGGTGTCAAACTGTTTTTACAGTGCCGGTTCTGTATCGCTTTAATGATGTTGGGCATAGCAGTAGTCAAGTGCTCTTCACAACCTTGAATCATGGGGCGTGTTCATTGCAGTTGCCTGAAGTTGGAATGATTCATAGTTTTGTTGGCAGTTTGAGATTTGTAGATCTCAATGGCTGAAAATTGAATTAGAATGTGAGAAAGATTGAAAATGACTTGCAGAGAGGCGATGAATTCAATGTATATTTTTCCTGATCAGCAATGAAATTGTTACTGTCCTGTGTTTAGGGGTAGGTAGTATGGCCTGTTAAGCATCCGTGTTTCTACCCTTGTCTCCGTGTGTCTGTATAGTTGATGCATGTAGGGTGATCATGTGGTTCAATGTCTTGTTTCTGAGACATGTTGCTTTTCTTTCATTTGTGACCTGATTAAACTCAGGGATGCATACTTCTCTGTGCATCTCTGCTTCCTGGAGCCTTAGCATTAAGTTGTTCTGTTTTAATGCATGTACTTTGCTTATGGCAGGAAAGCTGGAGAAGGCCCAAGGGTATTGATTCACGTGTCAGGCGAAAGTTCAAGGGATGTGCATTGATGCCCAACATTGGCTATGGGTCAGACAAGAAGACTCGTCACTATCTGCCTAACAAGTTCAAGAAATTTGTCGTGCACAATGTCAAAGAGGTTGAACTTCTAATGATGCACAACAGGTATGAAACAGCCCCTTTAAATTACTGATCACAATCTCCACCTACCTAGTTTGAATTAGAATTTGCTAACCCTTTGTTTCTCTAATATAACTGCAGGACTTACTGTGCTGAGATTGCGCACAACATTTCCACCAGGAAGAGGAAGGAGATCGTCGAGCGTGCAGCCCAGTTGGATGTTGTTGTTACCAACAAACTTGCCAGGTTGCGCAGCCAGGAGGACGAGTAAACCTTGCAACTGTTATGGTTTATTTTGCTATATGTGTTTCCTATATGCTAGACTTCAGAATTTTGGGAGAAATCTTATTCAGGATGCTACTTTTGTTTTCGATTTGGTACTGTTGAATTTTATTCAGAATTTTACTAATCTAGTCATGTTAGTCGACATGAAGTTCTAccaatttgtttgattttgccATGTTACTGCCAGTTCCTCGagtaaattttcagtttttattacTCCTTTTCACTTTTACTATCTAGTGTCGCTTTTGAAGCAGCATATTCTGCCAACGAAATGAATCAATCGAATTATCTGTGTTTTCCATTGCTATATCCGTGATTTATGCTATAATTTGGAACGTGTTTAACTTAGTTGTTCACCTTTCTTGGGACTGCCTTTCTAGGAAGCATAATCACCTTTCTTGGGACTGCCTTTCTAGGAAGCAATTATGCGTATGCTTGCGTCCACAGAACTGTAGAAATGCTTATCTCATTATAAATTCTTCAGAACCGAGACTAGattaaaaacgttatttttatAAGAGAATTGGAGCAATTTGTTGAACTATGTCCCAATTGGAACTTTGGTTCTTGAACTAAAAATTCTTGAGTCTTGGTTTTTTAACTTGTCACAATATGGAGCAAATGATCTTTTTAAGTAACACggttggaaatttcattcaaaataaaaggtaTTTATCGATTTTTTCCTCTGGACTTGTagagttgttaattttttttctattaacTCTAATTTTAGCTGattatttcttgaatttttataattagccaAATTTTCCTTTGCGttagattttttaatttttcatcaatttttttttatcaattttggTCACATGACAAACATTTGTGGGCGATAAAGTATTTTTATTCCTAACGTGGACAAAATAAttgctttttcttcttctcttccgcTAGCTAATTGTGTACACTTATTGGTTGAATTAGTCATGGAAGTCCAATTAGCAACTACAATGTATTGGCTTTGCACCCAATTTACTCAAACAAAATTACCTTTTCTCCTTCATACAACTTGTTATGTGATGTTTGCATGACTAATTTGGATGGAAATTTTCAAAATCTATCACCAGGGAGAAACTGGCTATTTACTCAGGAGGTTATtgactaaaattaaagttcatggGAGAAATTAGCATCTCTATACAAGTTCGATGGAAAAATCGACGAATAGGTCTTAAAATGAAGGGTTTAAATGGGCAAAAAATAGATGGAACTTCCAACAGAGTTAACCAAAATGACTATTACTTCACATTATAataagttcagggaccaatacTCAAGGACTTTTATTTTAGGAACCAAATCTCTAATTGAGGTAAAATTCATGGATCATTGATCCAATTATCTCTTATTTATTTTACTAGAAAATATTTAGACAAAATGTTACTATAAATTCCACCCCACCACTAAGGCAATAATTGCTCATGCAATTGGACAAAGGCGTTTATTGCCTTAGTGAATAGTAGTTGCAAGGTTAGGAGTATCTTTTATTATTGATAAgattaattatcaaaataaacaataatTCCCTACATTTTCTATCTTTGAGTGAGAAATTGTATGTCTCTTCTTTTTCATTCCCTTTCTCTCTTTGAGTGAGAAATCGCATGTCTCCTCTACACTCTTATAGTCGTCTAGTTTATCCTCATGAGAATTCGTATGTCTCCTCTTCACTTTCTTCTTCCAgtcatcctttctttttattttattcatcaCATCTCTTCTTTTTACTTAGTGGAAGAATTATATACACCATTTTcaacttttgttttctttttggttatTTACCTTATCAtgatctttgttttgtgttttattcAGTTTTTTTCTCATGGATCATCAGCCTGTGATGTAGGttttctacatttttttttcttatatggAAGCCTTCTCCTAGTTACGCATGCTATTTATCTACCTATAATTTCTAATTTACCTCTATCTtgatttgtaaacacgaaaattttgaCAAATGACAAGATAGCACGTGTACAAagaatatttgtattaatgaatttgtagggttacaatctctttacaACTTGAttctctgattcgatctccaatATTTGTAGATGTGTGATGTAGGGTTTGTTGATCTAAGGGTCtcgatgacttgatcttgaatgaacgGATGCCGCAAGGTTTTAGCTCTTGCACTAGTACAAAATATATCTGCGCGACGGAgcgcaaagtatgtttgcgcaACGGTGACAACAAAACGTCATGCAAAGACATTTTGCGCAATGGAACTTTGCGCTACGCAGACCGACATCGCGCAAAACTGTTTTGCGTGATGAAGATGCACCTTCGTCGCGTAAAACTGTTTTGTGCGACATCAACATGCGTCATGCAAAGTCAGCGAATTTTTCCATACTACTAAATTTGTTTTGTACAGGATTTTTGTATACAAATATCATTGAAGAACGAATTTGAAGGTATTTTCTTCAAATTGCATATGGGATCTTTGTATATGTTCCTTTGCCTACTTGCTATGCCCTTTTTTGGTAATGGTGGAGTTTTGtgggtttgaatttttaattaatctttattaattttacGAGACTTACACAGAAGAAATTGTAAGAAATGTTGGTTTACCCTTGAAATTTTCTTGATTTGTGCTATACAGTTGAACTGAAGGTAAATCCAATGCACTGCAGGTAATTAagaattatattgaaataaagtCACAattattaagtagctttaaatttatttattttgttataacacttaagaaattaaatggtatatatatttattaagtagctttaaatttattattgtagttcggatcgaatttttgttagaaaaatatattattgtgttttatgcaaggaagaaaatatcggtaatatcggaaatatcggtagtccgaaaacacggaaatatcgatggaaatatcggtataatatcgatatcgataaaaattacatggaaaccacggaaattgtaagaaaaacttggaattttttaatgaaactttgtaggatgtttatttagtcaattatctattagtttatcacaaaaaattggaaagaaatgcattgcatgatggatttaactgatttaagttgattatatagcgagctggcaaacattgtgagggtagaaaatatgtagtaattaatgaaagaagtttaaacacaccataatcatttatatataatgaattagtacaatattttacactttatacattgcatggtaagatacatgagtgacttagtaccacatagagatcctatgaggttcaaaattttcattatctttgtcatctctatgtgtagagtaagtgtattttagcatattttcacaaaaacataagtgatatggtggtcaaggtgttgaaggagtaaaatgggaggggttcaaatccccttggtgtttttttaaatatagaaatttatcctagataataaatattagcttgcaagccttgcagacatcttaacaaccatataaatattacagGCTGAATATGTAATTACAAACACATCTATAGCGAGTTGGATAAGGTCTAGGTGTGTGGTTGACAAAGGGAGGGGTTTGAATCCccctggtgttttttttttctttcttattttcttttccttttccttttcttcttttgttttctcctaCCTTTCAACTAAATAATTCataatttaaatttatataacctttatatatatatatatatatataaaatatatctcaaacttttaaaattataaaacacgcACGTAGTGTGGGTGGATCTCAAACTTGGACAActttttaaaatacaaaaaccCAACCCACTACGTGGGTCTCTCCCCTACCCCGAGACCCCATTtccttctctcactctcttttctgcactgtctctctctctcgaaagtTCGAAACCCTCTtacctctcttcctctcttgccgtgaccacacacacacacgcagcaACACCATCTGCTCGACTCGAGCAGATCGAggacaccaccatcatcacacATCATCAATCTTCTCTCTCCCGCCTCTGCGAGAATGGCGGAGCCCATAACTCTCCGGCGAGTCTTCTTTGATTTTCCGGTTAGGTAAGTCTCGGATCTCTCTCTCCGTGTTAGTGTGAAGCTCAAATTAGTTCGATTTGCTGCACTGCCCTTCGTTCACCACCGCAGAAAGAACAGACAGGGAGCTTGTATTGCTCTAGGGGACTATGGCGAAGGTAGCGCATTCATCGTCGCCGTCGTCGCCATCGTCGCCATCGCCGTCGGTGGTCAGGTCAACTCCCGGTCCCTCACCTTCttacctcttcgattgattcatgCATATGAATTGTGGTTGTGTTTTCAATCGCTCTGTAGCTTAGATCTTGATCttaatcgtgtttttgcaaggtttttgggacgaaatcggctctGGAATCGGCACACCCAtttccggcgttcttctccgagtaGCCCAATTCCAAAATATTGTGATAATTTCggaaatatcgtgatattatcgatattatcgataatatcgcgatatttggacGAAAACCctttggatacctattaaaatatcggtccggcgaaaaaccgataatatcggcgatatatcgccgatattatcggcattttcttccatggttttatgtaaaaaaaaagaatttaaaagaagtaaagtcacattttcagtaaatttcataattttttttttaaatataacttGTGTGATGTCACAATTGGGTCATTGCACAAACACACTTTGCGTGATGCACCAACCAATGCGTTATGCAAAGACTGTTTGCGCGACGCACCAACCAATGCGTCACGCAAAGGTTGTTTGCACGACGGACCAACCAATGTGTCACACAAAGGttgtttgcgcgacgaacaaactgcgtcgtgcaaagtgtttttgtggttcactaatgtaaatattttaaattgaaaaggTTTTTAGAAAGTTTATTTTCAGGTCCACTCACTCTTaattttcgcccctccaggttttagtggcTGAGTTTTCATGTCAACGAGGATTTCTGGCAAACTGCTGTTATGGGAATACTACCAACGGTATAATTCCTCTTTTATCTTTattatactttacttatgctctggcATCATGTGTGAAATGAGTTTATTCCCGCTCACATGCGCACTCTCACATTTAGGcactttaggtttaaatttattcacattttccacatcactacactttatggcttcgtcaccttcatGGTGTCAGCCAGCACAACTTGATTCGAAATCCAAGTGGACatcccgggtcggggtgtgtcaaatacATTGTCCATTTCATGGTTCTATTTGTACATTTGGATGCAAACATTGAGTAGACTCCTCCATGTAAGCGAAAGGCATGAGATAGAGAATGATAGAATATTCATGTTCTAACTATTTGTAATAACTTAAAGTCCTTATGATATTCtatttggacccaaaattacaccATCGGTCCGAGCAATCTAGGCCATTGGATGAGTAAATTTTTAGACCGTTGGATGACAAAGTGGTTGAGATGATTTTCAATTATTGAGGGATAAAATTGTGgttttaatcatgatattatcttttaatatatATCAGATTATCTAAACCTAATATTTGCTATATCCGGCTGATTGTTTTGATATTTTATAGTATCTGATCCGCTTGCATGGAGATGATGCATACATGGCTAATTATTATCAAAGCCTAAGTCCTATCTCTGATATTGAAGTGGGTGATACAAGTCAAATTGGATTCGAATTCATAGACACGTTAGAGTGAATGGAGTTGTAGCACTTAACTTTATCTTGAGAAGGTAGTGTTGTTGTCTGCTCATGTCTCGGACTTCGAGTTCTTGCTGGAAGAGTCCAAGAGCTGATGGAGTTCAAGTGTGCATGTACTTTCGTGGGAAAGGAGTCAGAAAACTAATCTCATGCAATTCATGCATGTGTGGGATAATCAGCACAAGAATATGAGGAAAATATGGGATTAGCATTTGGCAAAGTTGCATGTGGTCTTCCATTTGGACTACAGCAATTGGTCTCCCATGTGATTTTATTACGTGGCAACGCCAGGTTGATCTATATTTCTTTGAGAGTTTCAACAACGCATTTGATAAGAGTTGAGCTCAGATATTGGTGCTatagtttaaatacaaagataattatggattttttttttccaataattATCAAGATGAGATCAAAAGAATATCCTCCACGTGTGCTTGGGATCGGCTAAATCAGGAGGTGATACCGTGCATACCGCGTATTGTGGTGAGGATTGTTCAAAGTTGTTTATAGCATAGGTTTTACAACGTGGTCATCAAGAAAATATCCAACCCTATAAATATAAAGCAGCAGGCAACAATTGggctctccaattcaacacacaaactgccatgcgcaaactctcactctACGCAAAACCTTTCAAACacattgagatttttattttcttttctgccaacgcatcttcagtttggataaacagcattgtgaaggcaaccggcgaacatcttcagtttggataaacaacactgttgccgGAGAATCAGCCGACCGCAACACTGCGACGAggtcgactggttatctatccaagtctcggtcgagaaggatttcccaaatccttattggtagaggtcatctcatcagccttctcagcgaagtgaggtgttacaagttactatattcggcacattgaaagccgaatttgatattgaacttcgcagaactagcagccttgtcttcaggctctagaacccgaaggccgaggcatgttccttcctcggctgcAGTCGCAAGATTCAAAAGTCATCAACgcgcccaacgcaacatcaacaaattttactccccgGCTGAGCTTGGCCATCAAGTTGGCACTCCacgcacacaaccgaatgacgtagttagcttattaattactcggcctgcgcgccatgtagacttggtagtttttagggtcaacacattcatagagagaaagagagataatGATAGAAGAGTCAAGTTCTAACTATTTATAATGACTTAAAACTCATGTGACATTCATCATTGACCTAagcctaattaataaaaatataaacattGATTAAGtctaaaacaaaaatatgcCATTGATATATGGCTAAATagtaaaaattttatttattttttactaaaTTACCTTTTTTTAACCACTTTCACAGGTTCTTTTTGTGTTTGCCCTATAACGTAATTTACCTCCCCTGTTACAAATCGATTTGTTTTCCACCTAT
Encoded proteins:
- the LOC126587096 gene encoding 60S ribosomal protein L32-1 — its product is MAVPLLKKQIVKKRKTHFKRPQSDRKHCVKESWRRPKGIDSRVRRKFKGCALMPNIGYGSDKKTRHYLPNKFKKFVVHNVKEVELLMMHNRTYCAEIAHNISTRKRKEIVERAAQLDVVVTNKLARLRSQEDE